A single window of Deltaproteobacteria bacterium DNA harbors:
- a CDS encoding HD domain-containing protein yields MKCPGQDSQYWKPGAIFEVKCPKCGNEVEFFRDDPTRKCPKCGHRFLNPDLDFGCASYCPHAEQCIGNLPPELLAQKENLLKDRVAIEMKRHLRQDFKRIGHASRVARYAEQIGREEGGNLAVVLCAAYLQDLGAGSEEKEATALAREILTRLGAKEALVDEVCDLIALGREPGGKDAINLKVLHDADMIARLEERQKEHPDDEAELTRVLKTSFLTGSGRRLGEKRLLETKG; encoded by the coding sequence ATGAAATGTCCGGGACAGGACAGCCAGTATTGGAAACCGGGGGCCATTTTTGAGGTCAAGTGCCCCAAATGCGGCAATGAGGTGGAATTTTTCAGGGATGACCCCACCCGGAAGTGCCCCAAGTGCGGTCATCGCTTTCTCAATCCGGACCTGGACTTCGGATGCGCCTCCTACTGCCCGCATGCGGAGCAGTGCATCGGGAATCTCCCCCCTGAACTCCTTGCCCAGAAAGAAAACCTGCTCAAAGATCGGGTCGCCATTGAGATGAAGCGCCATCTGAGACAGGACTTCAAGCGGATCGGTCATGCCAGCCGTGTGGCCCGGTACGCCGAGCAGATCGGCCGGGAAGAAGGGGGCAATCTGGCGGTCGTTTTGTGTGCGGCATATCTTCAGGACCTGGGGGCCGGTTCCGAGGAAAAAGAAGCGACCGCCCTGGCACGGGAGATCCTGACCCGACTGGGGGCCAAGGAGGCGCTGGTGGATGAGGTGTGCGACCTGATCGCCCTTGGCCGTGAGCCGGGGGGAAAAGATGCGATCAACCTGAAAGTTCTCCATGATGCCGATATGATTGCGCGGCTGGAGGAAAGGCAAAAGGAACATCCGGACGATGAAGCGGAACTGACCCGTGTCCTGAAGACGTCGTTTCTGACCGGGAGCGGCCGCAGGCTTGGAGAAAAAAGACTTTTGGAAACGAAAGGATAG
- a CDS encoding 4Fe-4S binding protein, translating into MKVMRKIIEIDDELCDGCGQCVPSCAEGAIEVIDGKARLVAEKYCDGLGACMGECPTGALRIVEREAEDFDEEAVEQYLSEKPGNAEPVPMACGCPSSQIQTFIPEAPSGEPSATEPQAGTGSALSHWPVQINLIPAKAPFLKGADLLIAADCVPVASPNFHRDFVKGKVVMVGCPKFDDVAGYINKFTDIFKIAGIRTITVVVMEVPCCSGLPMVVKRALEASGKEIPMEEVVISTRGEILKRRKIAT; encoded by the coding sequence ATGAAGGTGATGCGAAAGATAATCGAAATCGATGATGAACTCTGCGACGGGTGCGGCCAGTGTGTGCCTTCCTGCGCCGAAGGGGCCATAGAGGTGATAGACGGCAAGGCCCGTCTGGTGGCGGAAAAATACTGCGACGGCCTGGGCGCCTGCATGGGGGAATGCCCTACAGGGGCGCTCAGGATTGTGGAGCGCGAGGCAGAAGACTTTGATGAGGAGGCGGTGGAGCAGTACCTCAGTGAAAAGCCAGGCAATGCGGAGCCGGTGCCCATGGCCTGCGGATGTCCCTCCAGCCAGATCCAGACCTTCATCCCGGAGGCTCCCTCCGGGGAGCCCTCGGCAACGGAACCGCAGGCCGGGACAGGGTCGGCCCTCAGCCACTGGCCGGTTCAGATCAATCTGATCCCGGCCAAGGCGCCATTTTTAAAGGGGGCCGATCTGCTGATTGCCGCGGATTGCGTCCCGGTGGCCTCCCCTAATTTTCACCGGGATTTTGTGAAAGGAAAGGTGGTGATGGTGGGGTGCCCCAAGTTCGATGATGTGGCGGGATATATCAATAAGTTTACGGATATATTCAAGATTGCGGGCATTCGAACGATCACCGTCGTGGTCATGGAGGTCCCCTGCTGTTCAGGACTGCCGATGGTGGTGAAACGGGCGCTTGAGGCATCCGGGAAAGAGATTCCGATGGAGGAGGTGGTGATCAGTACGCGGGGGGAGATTTTGAAAAGAAGAAAGATTGCCACGTAG
- a CDS encoding copper ion binding protein: MATVKIKGMSCNHCVMAVQKALSGVEGVTNIKVDLEKGEATFDEAAPVDTNTIKEAIQKAGYQVG, translated from the coding sequence ATGGCCACTGTCAAGATCAAGGGGATGTCCTGCAACCACTGCGTCATGGCCGTTCAGAAGGCATTGAGCGGGGTCGAAGGGGTGACGAATATCAAGGTGGATCTGGAGAAGGGTGAGGCCACATTTGATGAAGCCGCTCCCGTTGATACGAATACCATAAAGGAAGCGATCCAAAAGGCAGGGTATCAGGTTGGCTGA